Genomic DNA from Brassica rapa cultivar Chiifu-401-42 chromosome A04, CAAS_Brap_v3.01, whole genome shotgun sequence:
acctaaaccgaaccgatatccggattgaacacccctactcTACTCTATACGATTTTCTCCCACTGGACCGATTTATTTAGAAATGTGAAGAATAATTTCTGTGGACTTTTtgtcaaaaacaacaacaaagtaGTAGACTTTTTGGAAatgtaaatatgtttgactTAGTTTTCGTTagataaaatttgttttttttttattaaaatgttaagTAATAGTTCTGGTCAAATAAATGTTAAGTAATAATTTGATTAGATAAAGTTTGCTTTAcagtaaaatattttcttattattaaataattgttaCGGAATACTCTTCACTAATTGTACGTACTAGTGTAACTAGTTAGATAATTTCACTTGACCAAAAAATTAGATAATCTCAAAAACATATGATAAATCGGTTAGCTGATCCAGACGTGCAAAATAGTAACTAAGAACAGCAAATTTCAATAATCAGGAGTGCCGGTAAACTATTCCTAGAAAGTGGACCAACTGATTGTTATCATTTAACTAAAATGTGGATGATAATATACTGATGTCTATTATTGTATCAAGTCGTGCTTAAGCTTAATAACCACATTATTAATTCATTAATATCTGTCTTTtgatgaaattaaaataaactataataaAAGTCAGATATATCACAAGCTTCGGACGAATCAGATATCCGGGTAATTTTCAGATATCTAGATCTGGATCCTTATCCGGcgaatccataattttattacttttatCCGGATCCAGAGTTTTTGGATGTCCAGATGTCGGATATCCttctaaaaattgtaatatccgGCGGATATCCAGATCTGGATTTGGatctttaaaacaaaataaaaatagtattaatatataaaatattaacaataatttaaaaataaaaaatatataatatttttaattatttctatgtataatattataaaatttacaaaatattttttatataatattataaaaatgaaaatatattaaataaaattattttatatatttaaatattactatttttgaaatagttTTTAACAAAActtacggatccggatatctggactgaaaaattaaaatatccgGATCCGGCCCTTccggatatccagatttttggATCGGATCCGGATCGGATCTCGGATCGAATCCGGATCGGATCTCGGATCGAATCCGGATCTCGGATAAAAGTCCGAGGCCTATGGATGTTTGAGTTTGTTTTAGTCAGATAATAGGTCCAGCATCGCTATCAATGCTTGTGCCGGCACCATAGATACTTCATTTAAAtcagatatatataaatatatataaataaattaacattGTTGACAttcttttaataaatagttaatCGATCACATAAAATCAAGTATAGTTTTGGTCTTTTGGATCGAgggcaaaaaaaaagacaaaattttaataattttttggaAGAATTGTATTATTTTAGTGTGATTCAAAAGCTAATAAGACCTTATATAATGGTTCTATCAACTAGCAATATTCTATGATCAAATTCAGAAACAGAACAAAAACATGATTATGTTATTGTTTGATTGCTTTGATTTGAAACACTAGACATAAATCAAAGAGGTTAGTCAAGTAATTATATTGAATGGTAAATCACTCGTAGCTTAAACATCCTTAATTTGATAGAAGTGTCAACATTTTGATCTCTTTAGGCTGTCGATCTTTTTACATTGTGTTGATCTTTTAAAGTTGTTGATCTTGAATGTAGATAAGTGTTGAATCTGAATTCGCGTGTTTCAGATTCAATCATGAATTTAATAGTGAgttattcaaatttttattagaaGTTAATGATTGATTACGgggaaaaacataaataaattgcTTAAAACAGTGAATTCAGTAAGAAGAGAGTAAATTTATCAAATCCCTAATTCTTGTGCCAACTTTTGTGTGTTTATGAATGTTTTTGCTGCGAGTTCTCCTTTAATTATAGCCTTGAACCATTTTCTGCTTTAACATCAAATCAAATTTCCGATTTCATGGGAAATGAAATCATGGGTTCTTTGGAATGTAGAACACCTCCTCCACTGCTAGGTTGAATAGATCTAATGATGATGTTCTTTCAAATTTTTGTGCCATCTTTCTTATAAATAGGAGTTTCCTTTCTCATTTTCCATTTCTTTCTACGATCTCAAGTATTTGGTCACTCTCGAACTCTTATATCTATGCcttaactttatttatttttggatttgACACCGCGTTACCTACAGATTTCTTTGATCTGCTCTTCGTTCTTCGTCTGTTCATCAAAACACATATATTTGATCCGTAAGCGTTCAACAAAAGGGAAAGAAATCACTATTGCATCATTAGAGTCGGATGATTCTAGCTCGTATGCTGATCTGGACAGAAGGCATAGATCGACCCTGTGGGACACGACAACTTTGTATTCCGCCCAACTGCACTTGGTTCAATTTTCTGAGAACAATCAGCGAGATGAggagaataaaaaaattattgatgaAGAAGATGTTACCTTGATATTGAAGAAGATTGTGGAGGTCCTAACATGGACGACGCTGAGAATAGCATGCCGTTGAATAGTTTCCAAGTACTACCAAATTTCAAGAAGGATGTGAAATTAAGGATGAgaatgatgataatgatgaatGCAATTGATGTTGTTGGGAATGAGGGAGACACTAGTAAGTATGCAGATGGTGAGGATATAACGAATAAAACTACAATGGATATAACCTAGCAGAGCTCATCTCAACGTGGTAGAGGGAGGAGTTCCAGGAAAATTATAGTGAATTCCAAAGATTTGGTTAAGAAGTAGTGAACATCAGAAGGTACAAtgtcaaaacaagaaaaattccTACAAGAAGCATTGATGGCGTCAATCTTTTTTGGAACATGTGTGGGGTTTAATAAGCCAAGTAACAAAAGACATTAAAACATTAGGTTAATGCTGTTATATTGTACCCTAGTGGTTGGCCCGCCCTTCGAACGGATGAGTTTACACTAAAACTACAACCTGATTGATTCATGtaatttaaccaaaatattttaactgTAGCATAAGCATTAATAATTTGATAATTAAGATGAACCAAACCACATACAAATGTTTTTCCAAGAACTCAATCCTTTAATCTTTTAATGTTAGCTGAATTGAATGAATGtatataatttctatttaaTCAAATATTGTATTCTCAGTTTTCACATAGTAACAATGATACATCGTAACACTTATACAATTACATAACTAAATGGAACAAAacaatcaaaaaaatattagcaTTATGTTCCAGCCCAATAATTATGCGCTTTCATTTTTTCAAGTTTCAAGCAGTTGCAGATTTGAGATCCTGGCAATGGAATCTTTGAGTAATGTGTGTCAAGACCAATATTATCTTTGAGTAGTAAAGTGATCATCATCGTTATATTTTCAAGTTACTTTGTGAGGCCTTTGCCTTTCGTTGTTTTTTTTacattcattttatttatttttttcttccacTTTAAGAAGGAGATGACATTTGTAAAATGTTACAGTAAAGGAGAAAGATGAAAGAACATACAAAAAAGACAGAGACATACATGTGAAGCCAAACAATTTGAGGATAACACCGAGAGATGCTTTGTGACAAAACCCAAGAGAAGCCAAATGCTTTGTGATGattgaaaaatcaaaatttcaaaatgatGACTCATCCTTTGTGAGGATCAACTTGTTttggtgtgtgtacgtgtgGAACCCATGATAGTATGTGGAAACGTTCGGAGGAAATCTGAGTTTGTAACTCGTGCGAGTAATTATAATGAGATGTCTTTTGTTTACGCAATGTACTTTATTTTCTTTGACtactttttatatgtttttgtccATTTCTTACTGCATGAGAAATTTTAGATGACAATATACGTACACAAGTGGTTCGTCACTAGGTATGCTAGCTCTCTGATTTTAACAACATGAGAAATCTGGAACTGATTCTTTTTGATTGATCATGTTTTTTTACTTCTGAGAAGTCGCTGATGAATAAattcttccttttctttctcCACTTTCTCTAACTCAGGCCTTGACAAACtgagaatataaaaatactttaCACGCTAAAATTAGCATATTGTACAAAGAAATGTACGTTTgtacatgtatgtgtatgtgtgTGAGAGTCACCTGATCAATACGGTCCTCAGCGATCACATCCTCAAAGCCTGCATCTTTAAGCATCTACAGGAAAGAAAGTTAAATGATTCATAGCACCCTCAAAAACAGAAATAATAATCCAGTTTTATTATCAACACAAACCTGTCCATAGGCTTGAACATCATGGATATCATATCCTCTTTGTTTGATGACCTCTGCGAATAATGGAGACGAAGGTTCATCACTCTTGCAATAGTCAGTGATGAGAACTCTTCCACCTGGTTTAAGCCACTTGAAGAATGTCTTAAACAGAGCTGGCTTGTcatggaaataaaaaaaaaagacaaatgaTGATTACTCTTAAAAGGGATATGAATCTTCAAGAGTGAATACTGCTTACTTGGATGTGGAAAATAGTGGCACTGCTGTAAATGACGTCAAAAGAGTTATCAGGATATGTATTTGTGGTGCAATCCGCAACTTCAAACTCCACTGAGCAATTGACCCCGATAGCACGCTCCAACGCGAAAGACATCATGTTGACCAATAGATCAATACCGACAACATGAACATCAAAAGTCTCAGCCATGTAGAAGTCACATCCTCCGATACCACAATCAACATCAAGGACTTTCTGTCCAAGTTTCAGCTCGATCTTCGCCACAAATTCTTTAGTTGTCTCTGTTAATTATAACAACTTAGAGACAAGAGGCACGCATGTCTGTATGAAGATAAAGAGTTAGAAATGGGATTTACCAAAACCGCGAGGGCTCACATATCCTTGCCCTACGACACACTCGTATCGCAAGATCCCATTAGACTTGTATTGAACATTGTCTAAAAGACGCTGGAAGTCCTTGTCATTCTCCATGCTTACTTTTTGCCAAATCCAGTAAATCTGACATAACATGGACGATAAAGCTTTACCTCTTGGTAATGAATAAGGTACACCATCAAATGACAACAAAAGTAGACAGtctaataaagaaaataattagttacctgattttgattcttcttgttcttcacATACGCCACAATGCATTTGCAACCAACCATAGTGAGCTCAAATGATTTGCCAAAAGCATCACGTGTTTGGCATTCCTGGAAAATCTGCATTACACCATACGTTTTAAAATTTAGCACACTCTAAAAAAAGAAGCTCAACTCATCCAAAACATTAGATTCGAGAGAATGGAGCCAAGTGACAACAAACCTTTGTATAGAATCTTGGTTCACGATAGTGAGTGGGGTTTGATTTTCGCTTGCAGTCTCATGATTGATGGAAGCATGATTCTCTGAAGATAATGTATGGTCCTGGCTTTACCCATCCAAGCATTCTTTCTGCCAAAAG
This window encodes:
- the LOC103863861 gene encoding phosphomethylethanolamine N-methyltransferase-like; the protein is MTKCRRMVLTLIPPYEGKRVLELGASISRFTDELAQKAGEVIVLDFIESAIKKNESKIEDGSVDLIFSNWLLMYLSDKEIFQECQTRDAFGKSFELTMIYWIWQKVSMENDKDFQRLLDNVQYKSNGILRYECVVGQGYVSPRGFETTKEFVAKIELKLGQKVLDVDCGIGGCDFYMAETFDVHVVGIDLLVNMMSFALERAIGVNCSVEFEVADCTTNTYPDNSFDVIYSSATIFHIQPALFKTFFKWLKPGGRVLITDYCKSDEPSSPLFAEVIKQRGYDIHDVQAYGQMLKDAGFEDVIAEDRIDQFVKA